The window CGGGGTACGCCGGGACGCGCCGCCGGCCGCCGCCCGGCCCGCGCGGCGGCGAGCAGCGCCACCAGCCGGCCCCGCAGGGCGTGCCGGGGCACCACCATGTCGACCTGGCCGTGCCGCAGCAGGAAGTCGGCGGTCTGGAAGCCCTCCGGCAGGTCCCGGCCGGTGACCTGCCGGATCACCCGGGGGCCGGCGAAGCCCATCCGCGCGCCGCTCTCGGCGAGCACCACGTCGGTGTTGGTGGCGAACGAGGCGGCCACGCCCCCGTACGTCGGGTCGGTGAGCACGCTGACGGTGAGCAGGCCGGCCTCCCGCAGCGCGGCGATCGCCTGGCTGACCGTGGCCATCTGCATCAGCGACAGGGCGCCCTCCTGCATCCGCGCCCCACCGGAGGCGGTGACGAGGACCAGCGGGACCCCGTCGGTCAGGGCCCGCTCCGCCGCCAGGGTGATCAGCTCCCCCACGACGCAGCCCAGGCTGCCGCCGAGGAACCGGAAGTCCATCACGGCGAGCACGCACGGCTGCCGCCCGACGGTGGCGGTGCCGCAGACGACCGCCTCGGCCAGCCCGGTGCCGGCCCGCGCCGCGGTGAGCCGGTGCGGGTACGGCAGCAGGTCGACGAAGCCGATCGGGTCGACCTCGGCCGGCCGCTCCGGCAGGGCGGTGAACGACCCCGGGTCGACGAGCTGGAGCAGCCGCTCGGGCGCGTCGACCCGGGCGTGCGCCCCGCACTCGGGGCAGACGTCGAGGTTGCGCCGCAGCCGCTTGCGGTAGAGCAGGGTGGCGCAGCCACCGCAGCGGGACCAGAGCTGCCCCTCGCGGGGCGCGGTGGCGGTCACGACGACCGCCCGACGGGCGCGGCGTCGAAGCGGTAGAAGCAGCGGGCCATCGCGTCGCGAGGCTCCCGCCACGTCGGCAGGTACGGCGACACGTACGGCTGCAGCCGGGCGCTCACCCTGGCGAACTCGGGGTGTCCCCGGGCCGCCTCGACCGCTGTCCCGCCCGGCGACTCCGTCTCCAGCAGGTGCACGTACAGGTCACCGAGTCGGTAGAGCGACCGGTGCCGGACCCCGA is drawn from Micromonospora sp. NBC_01740 and contains these coding sequences:
- a CDS encoding TcmI family type II polyketide cyclase codes for the protein MDRSLIVAKVVPSAEARVAEIFADSDATELPRLVGVRHRSLYRLGDLYVHLLETESPGGTAVEAARGHPEFARVSARLQPYVSPYLPTWREPRDAMARCFYRFDAAPVGRSS